The following coding sequences are from one Granulicella sp. L56 window:
- the glyA gene encoding serine hydroxymethyltransferase: MPIDLNANLAAADPDISAQIEHEVVRQHEGLEMIASENFVSRAVLEAAGTVFTNKYAEGYPGKRYYGGCEYADVVETIARDRAKQLFGAEHVNVQPHSGSQANAAAYMSILTPGDCILGLDLAHGGHLTHGHKLNFSGKLYRVVGYQVRKDTETIDYDELEATALREKPKMIIGGGSAYPRQFDFARMRAIADKVGAFFVVDMAHFAGLVAGGVHPSPVPHAHIVTTTTHKTLRGPRAGMILCRQEFAANVDRSVFPGQQGGPLMHIVAAKAVAFKEALQPEFAVYAKQVVANAKVLAEALAGEGYRIISGGTDTHLMLVDVFQKGILGSEAENALGAAGITVNKNAIPYDTNPPMKPSGIRIGTPALTTRGMKEAEMRVIAGWIAEALEHRADETKLAKIRGQVGELANKFPLYSWLHKS, translated from the coding sequence ATGCCCATTGATTTGAACGCAAACCTTGCCGCCGCGGACCCCGATATCTCCGCGCAGATCGAGCACGAGGTCGTCCGCCAGCATGAAGGGCTGGAGATGATCGCTTCGGAGAATTTTGTCAGCCGCGCGGTGCTGGAGGCCGCAGGGACGGTTTTCACGAACAAATATGCCGAGGGGTATCCCGGCAAGCGGTACTACGGCGGTTGCGAGTACGCCGATGTGGTCGAAACCATTGCGCGCGACCGGGCCAAGCAATTGTTTGGCGCGGAGCATGTGAACGTGCAGCCGCACTCCGGCTCGCAGGCGAACGCTGCCGCGTATATGTCGATCCTGACGCCGGGCGATTGCATTCTTGGGCTGGACCTTGCCCATGGCGGACACCTGACGCATGGCCACAAGCTGAATTTTTCGGGCAAGCTCTATCGCGTGGTCGGCTACCAGGTTCGCAAGGACACCGAGACCATCGACTACGACGAGCTTGAGGCGACGGCGTTGCGCGAGAAGCCGAAGATGATTATCGGCGGAGGCAGCGCCTATCCGCGGCAGTTTGATTTTGCACGGATGCGTGCCATCGCGGACAAGGTGGGAGCCTTCTTTGTGGTGGACATGGCCCACTTTGCCGGTCTTGTGGCAGGCGGCGTTCATCCTTCGCCGGTGCCTCATGCGCATATCGTTACGACGACCACCCACAAGACTTTGCGCGGGCCTCGCGCCGGTATGATTCTGTGCCGCCAGGAGTTTGCGGCGAATGTGGACCGCAGCGTGTTTCCGGGGCAGCAGGGTGGCCCGCTGATGCACATCGTTGCGGCCAAGGCGGTGGCCTTCAAGGAAGCGCTGCAGCCTGAGTTTGCCGTCTATGCCAAGCAGGTGGTGGCGAATGCGAAGGTTCTGGCTGAGGCTTTGGCGGGCGAGGGCTACCGGATCATCTCCGGCGGCACGGACACGCACCTGATGCTGGTCGATGTCTTCCAGAAGGGGATTCTGGGCTCGGAGGCGGAGAATGCGCTGGGCGCGGCGGGAATCACCGTGAACAAGAACGCGATTCCTTACGATACGAATCCGCCGATGAAGCCGAGCGGCATCCGCATCGGCACACCGGCGTTGACGACGCGAGGCATGAAAGAGGCGGAGATGCGCGTGATCGCCGGTTGGATCGCCGAGGCGCTGGAGCATCGCGCGGACGAGACGAAGCTGGCGAAGATTCGCGGGCAGGTGGGCGAACTGGCCAACAAGTTCCCGCTTTATAGCTGGTTGCACAAGTCTTAA
- a CDS encoding SGNH/GDSL hydrolase family protein — protein MAWRVRAWTLVGLLLAVTTVSAMAQIVTTTVTDTIYRADGTTATGTVLVNWQAFTTALGQSVPSGSTSAAIASGGTMTIALVPNAGATPMGSYYTAVYHLDDGTVSREFWVVPASQTAVEVSAIKNTVLPTSVAMQTVSKSYVDTAIATAVAGHPLDSSNPYVLKAGDTMTGPLNLSADPVTTMQAADKQYVDTSIAGVAGGLGQKVSLSPAGSQIVTQPGGTNLEVNKLNGEMYASQYVTVTGNNGISNALASPDCAGGCDINADPSYSLTESYVPSTWNSSINGGTHVEDRRAGEKRDSYFNPVNILGSGLDAGVVMEVDSTRSAASVFQRSKAQEPSSYGMILTHRGLTGGQNLYPQSIENTPYFKSTYGALSVLGYYNTMGQHGLVPKKIECYGVGDCLIGSEFIVASGGFRDDADEGAHPMDLQVQEDSRVFQGTCSSGCTTGSTTVMLAVTSALGTQGEGRYLIDKNPADLMATGSIISGTPTVAGVPGATVTFSGTSFPVSVFFETAQTIPSQASNIAPGTVTVALATTGVVTGFATNTAAAPSQSGVACVVDQPNGANPQNYEMANYTVVDGTHLQMTLLKVHRAGATIAMGGLCGYGLEETVDTVNGIRQVFPVIGSYSPTGLYYYGSSTAIVGINGQTGGYLNLNASIASIVRSSNVVTVTTAGSLPVDVNGLTLTVSGVTDSSYNGSYAVTTTAANTLTYANTGANSTSSGGTVGILTGGYVLYPMAEVLGVYDAATKTIDGQLTLAPNTVPWAASDPLEEPHYYQEKIAADTTYVTQTTPRATISQTAGIEFDSSAGPGLSGWLIRNAVPATNYLGNGGTHSIPLAAYISKGIWQTTLDAQAGENSVFAIHCNSHGCGKWNSAYDLFELDSLTSVDRINFQPTTSALTINLRGTIYGFTPQSFTAGTINATTVNATKLNGAISAAQLPIFGGSGSTHAAGAVPDPGATAGTTRYLREDGTWATVSGTTTGVAGQLSTNLLARYALTDGSGSPQDSSGNGNNATLPGGTLNPAWTTQGITCNGSSQYFNSAGTQSAKTFVWVSTQTPQTTGAGPVGPQFVTPFGVSDRSVFFGGNEWYGNQPAVVVNGGQAGSLSNGTLLGTHVFALTLGTNTTTDPTQFYIDGAAVSSATAMGAAAAKATGAYQVCGTPTGAATYFPGSFYYFEAYSDEKTAAQVAQESNAVKQAVQSRGVAFAPVPDQTTKDLYLSIGDSLTNGHGVTPSSSFLTPTDSFDVVSYGLGGALTTDLAYMFDARDAALYRRNAGRNVIRLWVGTNDFTVSRTPQQALEGIRSYCRKAKAVGFQTIVSDMISRTGEDSDMLALDALMTTQDTGCDLVIDLASDARLGAVGASANATYFQNDDIHLTQAGQQNIVAPAETRAINLLTHLKSSEISPTATAAAYTMADYDLYLPVGPAANSVAVTLPDCGYFTGLTHSIKNVQATGANTVTVAPAAGELVDGSASPLTIANGATLVVRSVVLNRTTGGCSWLKVSNN, from the coding sequence ATGGCTTGGAGAGTGAGAGCGTGGACGCTGGTGGGATTGCTGCTGGCGGTGACGACGGTAAGTGCGATGGCGCAGATTGTCACCACTACGGTTACAGATACAATTTACCGCGCGGATGGCACCACTGCGACCGGCACCGTGCTTGTAAACTGGCAGGCGTTTACGACCGCGCTGGGGCAGTCGGTGCCGAGCGGCAGCACCTCTGCTGCGATTGCGAGTGGTGGCACCATGACCATTGCGCTGGTTCCCAATGCCGGAGCTACGCCGATGGGAAGCTACTACACGGCGGTGTATCACCTTGATGACGGAACGGTGAGCCGCGAGTTCTGGGTGGTGCCTGCAAGCCAGACGGCGGTCGAGGTCAGTGCGATCAAGAACACCGTGCTGCCAACCTCGGTCGCGATGCAGACCGTGAGCAAGAGCTACGTCGATACGGCGATTGCGACGGCGGTGGCGGGGCATCCGCTCGACAGCAGCAATCCCTACGTCCTCAAGGCGGGGGATACGATGACGGGGCCGTTAAACCTTTCGGCAGATCCCGTGACGACGATGCAGGCTGCCGACAAGCAATATGTCGATACCAGCATCGCCGGAGTCGCAGGCGGCCTGGGGCAGAAGGTTTCGTTGTCGCCTGCGGGATCGCAGATTGTGACTCAACCTGGGGGCACGAACCTGGAGGTGAACAAGCTGAACGGTGAGATGTATGCAAGCCAGTATGTGACCGTGACGGGCAACAACGGCATCAGCAATGCGCTGGCCAGCCCCGATTGCGCAGGCGGCTGTGACATCAACGCGGACCCCAGTTATTCGCTCACGGAGAGCTATGTCCCCTCCACCTGGAACAGCAGCATCAACGGCGGGACGCATGTGGAGGACCGAAGGGCCGGCGAGAAGCGCGACAGCTATTTCAATCCGGTCAACATTCTGGGAAGTGGGCTGGACGCGGGAGTGGTGATGGAGGTCGATTCGACGAGGAGTGCGGCCAGCGTCTTTCAACGGTCGAAGGCGCAGGAGCCAAGCTCCTACGGGATGATCCTTACGCACAGGGGCCTCACCGGCGGACAGAACCTGTATCCGCAATCGATCGAGAACACGCCCTACTTCAAGAGTACCTACGGCGCGTTGTCCGTGCTGGGCTACTACAACACCATGGGACAGCATGGGCTCGTGCCGAAGAAGATCGAATGCTATGGCGTGGGCGACTGCCTGATCGGCTCGGAGTTCATCGTTGCGTCGGGCGGCTTTCGCGACGACGCGGACGAGGGAGCGCACCCGATGGACCTGCAGGTGCAGGAGGACTCGCGGGTCTTTCAGGGCACATGCAGCTCGGGATGCACGACCGGCTCGACGACCGTGATGCTGGCCGTGACCTCTGCACTAGGAACGCAGGGCGAGGGCCGCTACCTGATCGACAAGAACCCTGCCGACCTGATGGCGACCGGTTCCATCATCAGTGGAACGCCAACGGTGGCCGGTGTGCCCGGAGCCACGGTCACCTTCAGCGGCACGAGCTTTCCGGTGAGCGTCTTCTTCGAGACGGCGCAGACGATACCGTCGCAGGCGAGCAACATCGCACCGGGAACAGTGACGGTAGCGCTGGCGACGACCGGCGTAGTCACCGGCTTTGCAACCAACACGGCGGCAGCGCCCAGCCAGAGCGGTGTGGCCTGCGTCGTGGACCAGCCCAACGGCGCCAATCCGCAGAACTATGAGATGGCGAACTATACGGTGGTCGATGGAACGCACCTGCAGATGACGCTGCTGAAGGTGCATCGCGCCGGTGCGACGATTGCGATGGGCGGTCTGTGCGGCTACGGGCTGGAAGAGACGGTGGATACGGTCAACGGCATTCGACAGGTGTTCCCGGTGATCGGCTCTTACTCGCCGACCGGGCTTTACTACTACGGCTCATCTACGGCGATTGTAGGCATCAACGGGCAGACCGGCGGGTATCTCAATTTGAACGCGTCGATCGCTTCGATTGTGCGCAGCAGCAATGTGGTGACCGTCACGACGGCCGGATCTCTGCCGGTTGACGTGAATGGATTGACCTTGACCGTCTCCGGTGTGACCGATTCGAGCTACAACGGAAGCTATGCGGTGACTACAACCGCCGCGAATACGCTGACGTACGCGAACACTGGAGCGAACAGCACAAGCAGCGGCGGGACCGTGGGAATCCTGACAGGCGGATATGTCCTCTATCCCATGGCGGAGGTGCTGGGCGTATACGATGCGGCGACAAAGACTATCGATGGACAGCTAACGCTGGCTCCAAACACAGTGCCGTGGGCTGCAAGCGACCCGTTGGAAGAACCGCACTACTACCAGGAGAAGATAGCCGCCGATACCACCTACGTCACGCAGACGACACCGCGCGCGACGATCTCGCAGACCGCCGGAATCGAATTCGATTCGAGCGCGGGGCCGGGCCTGTCAGGATGGTTGATCAGGAACGCGGTGCCGGCTACGAACTACCTGGGCAACGGCGGAACGCATTCGATACCGTTGGCCGCCTATATCTCCAAGGGCATCTGGCAGACGACGCTGGATGCGCAGGCAGGCGAGAACAGCGTCTTCGCAATTCACTGCAACTCGCATGGCTGCGGCAAGTGGAACTCGGCCTATGATCTGTTCGAACTGGACAGCCTGACCAGTGTGGACAGGATCAACTTTCAACCGACGACCAGCGCGCTGACGATCAACCTGCGCGGAACGATCTACGGATTTACGCCGCAGTCGTTTACGGCAGGCACCATCAACGCGACCACGGTGAATGCGACGAAGTTGAACGGGGCGATCAGCGCGGCGCAGTTGCCGATCTTCGGCGGCTCCGGCAGCACTCACGCCGCAGGTGCGGTACCCGACCCCGGCGCAACCGCAGGCACGACGCGCTATCTGCGCGAAGACGGCACCTGGGCAACCGTAAGCGGGACCACCACAGGCGTGGCGGGGCAGCTCTCGACCAACCTGCTGGCGCGCTATGCGCTGACCGATGGCAGCGGCTCACCGCAGGACTCGAGCGGCAACGGCAACAATGCAACGCTGCCGGGCGGCACGCTGAATCCGGCATGGACGACACAGGGCATCACCTGCAATGGGTCGAGCCAGTACTTCAACTCTGCGGGGACACAGTCGGCAAAGACGTTTGTGTGGGTGTCCACCCAGACGCCGCAGACGACGGGAGCAGGACCGGTCGGACCGCAGTTCGTCACTCCATTCGGCGTCTCCGACAGGAGCGTATTTTTCGGCGGCAACGAGTGGTATGGAAACCAGCCGGCCGTTGTGGTCAATGGCGGACAGGCAGGATCGTTGAGCAACGGAACGCTGCTGGGAACGCATGTCTTCGCGCTTACGCTGGGAACGAACACAACGACGGACCCGACGCAGTTTTACATCGACGGCGCCGCGGTGAGTTCGGCCACGGCGATGGGTGCGGCGGCAGCAAAGGCAACCGGCGCCTACCAGGTATGCGGCACGCCAACCGGCGCGGCGACTTATTTTCCGGGGAGCTTCTATTACTTTGAAGCGTACTCGGACGAGAAGACGGCAGCGCAGGTAGCGCAGGAGTCGAACGCGGTGAAGCAGGCCGTACAGTCTCGCGGTGTAGCCTTCGCGCCGGTCCCGGACCAGACGACCAAGGACCTCTATCTGTCGATTGGAGATTCGCTGACCAACGGGCACGGCGTCACTCCATCGAGCAGCTTCCTTACGCCGACGGACTCCTTCGACGTGGTGAGCTACGGCCTGGGAGGCGCGCTCACTACCGATCTCGCCTATATGTTCGATGCCAGGGACGCGGCGCTGTACCGGCGCAATGCGGGAAGAAACGTGATCCGGCTGTGGGTGGGAACGAATGATTTCACGGTGAGCAGAACTCCGCAGCAGGCGCTCGAAGGCATACGGTCGTATTGCAGGAAGGCGAAGGCGGTCGGCTTCCAGACGATTGTCTCGGACATGATCAGCCGGACCGGCGAGGACAGCGACATGCTGGCGCTCGACGCGCTGATGACGACGCAGGATACGGGGTGCGATCTGGTGATCGATCTGGCCTCCGATGCGCGGCTCGGCGCAGTGGGTGCTTCTGCAAATGCCACTTACTTCCAGAACGATGACATTCATCTGACCCAGGCGGGACAGCAGAACATCGTCGCTCCGGCGGAGACGCGGGCCATCAATCTGCTGACTCACCTGAAGAGCTCGGAGATAAGTCCTACCGCAACTGCGGCGGCTTATACGATGGCGGACTACGACCTGTATCTTCCGGTGGGCCCGGCTGCAAATTCAGTCGCGGTGACGTTGCCCGATTGCGGCTACTTCACCGGGCTGACGCACTCGATCAAGAATGTGCAGGCGACGGGCGCGAACACGGTGACGGTCGCTCCCGCAGCGGGAGAGCTGGTCGATGGCTCTGCATCGCCGCTGACGATTGCGAACGGAGCAACGCTGGTGGTGCGCTCGGTGGTGCTGAACCGCACGACCGGCGGATGCAGTTGGCTGAAGGTGAGCAACAACTAA
- a CDS encoding GGDEF domain-containing protein, with translation MESNSIHNQVTREIERLSGVKLEWPKLPPILEERFEQNISQQRSTLLWYQGLIAIVLFVLFAVIDYFIGDGASWRAIILRAAIITPLALLVNATMRWNPGKIYRETSVALVIILVGLSELYIGSGRNPAASAYAQTGLIIAILFANLVMRLPFSYALASSAILFSGDLVFLRFDHFLSPSDQLLGLTLTGFATLMSLVSNFSFGRQLRLVYLMLLRNEMQSEELAFVNAELHRISSRDNLTGLANRHSFELYCGTLWQQALAEGSLLSAIVIDIDRFKAVNDLRGHLYGDKVLTRVASLLQQSLRGKDDFAARFGGEEFVVLLPQTSQRSALIVAERIRKLVEVAGSPAVEAAEPGTVLPTTVSCGVATCLPGEGFCIEDLLEAADKALYEAKRSGRNRVCSGEVSTSGGSYRSDERSGNRIGAQSESNLRATARKVLWG, from the coding sequence ATGGAGTCCAATTCGATCCACAATCAGGTCACCAGAGAGATCGAGCGTCTCTCCGGCGTGAAGTTAGAGTGGCCGAAGCTGCCGCCAATCCTGGAGGAGCGCTTCGAGCAGAACATCTCCCAGCAGCGGTCCACCCTGCTGTGGTACCAGGGCCTCATCGCCATTGTCCTGTTCGTCCTCTTTGCCGTCATTGACTACTTCATCGGCGACGGCGCCTCGTGGAGAGCGATCATCCTGCGCGCCGCCATCATCACCCCTCTGGCGCTGCTGGTCAATGCCACCATGCGCTGGAACCCCGGAAAGATCTATCGCGAGACCAGCGTCGCCCTGGTCATCATCCTGGTCGGCCTCTCCGAGCTTTACATCGGGAGCGGCAGAAACCCCGCCGCCTCAGCCTATGCGCAGACCGGGCTGATTATCGCCATCCTCTTCGCCAATCTGGTCATGCGCCTGCCCTTCAGCTACGCGCTCGCCTCTTCGGCCATCCTGTTTTCCGGCGATCTCGTCTTCCTCCGCTTCGATCACTTCCTCAGCCCCTCCGATCAACTGCTCGGGCTTACGCTGACCGGCTTCGCCACCCTGATGTCGCTCGTCTCCAACTTCAGCTTCGGTCGCCAACTGCGCCTCGTCTACCTCATGCTGCTGCGCAACGAGATGCAGAGCGAAGAGCTCGCATTCGTCAACGCCGAGCTGCACCGCATCTCCAGCCGCGACAACCTCACCGGCCTCGCCAACCGCCACTCCTTCGAGCTTTATTGCGGGACCCTCTGGCAGCAGGCCCTGGCCGAAGGTTCGCTGTTGTCCGCCATCGTCATCGATATCGACCGCTTCAAGGCGGTGAACGACCTGCGCGGCCATCTCTACGGCGACAAGGTCCTCACCCGCGTCGCGTCGCTGCTGCAACAGTCGCTGCGCGGCAAAGACGACTTCGCGGCCCGCTTCGGCGGCGAAGAGTTCGTCGTTCTCCTCCCCCAGACCTCGCAGCGTTCCGCGCTGATCGTCGCCGAACGCATCCGCAAGCTGGTCGAGGTCGCCGGTTCCCCGGCCGTCGAGGCAGCCGAGCCCGGCACCGTCCTGCCGACCACGGTAAGCTGCGGCGTCGCCACCTGCCTGCCCGGCGAGGGCTTCTGCATCGAAGACCTGCTCGAAGCCGCCGACAAGGCGCTCTACGAGGCCAAGCGAAGCGGCCGCAACCGCGTCTGCTCCGGCGAAGTCTCCACCTCAGGCGGCTCCTATCGCTCCGACGAGAGGTCAGGCAACCGCATCGGCGCACAAAGCGAATCGAACCTGCGCGCCACCGCCCGCAAAGTCCTCTGGGGCTAA
- a CDS encoding alpha/beta hydrolase family protein encodes MRQSLYAKWMYDWEYALTTRDTNRIVRPLEWGFDWLADFSPLAAAAASDGAALGDLDRMIAVNQDIVERSDDFFGYETPTDFRLEARHPQLFPTNVRPETLAQDAELKRQAAAGELESAEFLRFTSAVRTRYPENDVVNARWYPADAEKQVGKPKQAIIVMPQWNADAFSHNALCTLFNRFGISALRLSKPFHDIRRPAELERSDYAVSSNIGRTTEACRQAVVDIRSCLDWLESQGYEQFGVLGTSLGSCYAFIAAAHDARLKVCAFNHASTWFGDVVWTGQSTRHVREAFEQAGLTQDTVRQIFTGISPMSYMERFAAHPKRVLVVHATYDLTFLREFSLDVLANFDRFGIDYVSKVLPCGHYTTGETPYKYIDGWYLGSFVYGAFKRLREQGRKA; translated from the coding sequence ATGCGGCAAAGTCTTTATGCGAAGTGGATGTATGACTGGGAGTATGCGCTTACCACTCGCGATACGAACCGAATTGTGAGGCCGTTGGAGTGGGGGTTTGACTGGCTCGCGGACTTCAGCCCGCTGGCTGCCGCGGCTGCATCGGACGGTGCTGCGTTGGGCGATCTGGATCGCATGATCGCGGTCAATCAGGACATCGTCGAACGCTCCGACGATTTTTTTGGATACGAGACGCCGACGGATTTTCGTTTGGAAGCGCGGCATCCGCAGCTCTTTCCGACGAATGTAAGGCCGGAGACGCTGGCGCAGGATGCGGAGCTGAAACGTCAGGCTGCTGCGGGGGAGCTGGAGTCTGCAGAGTTTCTCCGGTTTACCTCGGCGGTGCGGACGCGCTATCCGGAGAACGATGTGGTGAATGCGCGCTGGTATCCGGCGGATGCGGAGAAGCAGGTGGGCAAGCCGAAGCAGGCCATCATCGTGATGCCGCAATGGAATGCGGATGCCTTCAGCCACAACGCGCTTTGCACGCTCTTCAATCGCTTTGGGATCTCGGCGCTGCGGTTGTCGAAGCCGTTTCACGATATTCGCCGGCCGGCTGAATTGGAGCGGTCGGACTATGCGGTGAGCTCCAATATCGGAAGGACGACCGAGGCTTGCAGGCAGGCGGTGGTGGATATTCGGAGCTGCCTCGACTGGCTGGAGTCGCAGGGGTACGAGCAGTTCGGCGTGCTGGGAACGAGCCTGGGCAGTTGCTATGCGTTTATCGCTGCGGCGCACGATGCGCGGTTGAAGGTGTGCGCGTTCAATCATGCCTCGACGTGGTTTGGCGATGTGGTGTGGACGGGGCAGAGCACACGGCATGTTCGTGAGGCGTTCGAGCAGGCGGGGCTGACACAGGATACGGTGCGGCAGATTTTTACCGGCATCAGCCCCATGTCTTATATGGAGCGGTTCGCGGCGCATCCGAAGCGGGTGCTGGTGGTCCATGCGACGTATGACCTGACGTTTCTGCGCGAGTTTTCGCTGGATGTGCTGGCGAACTTCGACCGCTTTGGCATTGATTACGTCTCGAAGGTGCTGCCGTGCGGGCACTATACGACCGGCGAGACGCCTTATAAGTACATCGATGGCTGGTATCTGGGGTCGTTTGTGTATGGTGCGTTCAAGCGGCTGCGCGAGCAGGGGCGAAAGGCTTAA
- a CDS encoding Thivi_2564 family membrane protein produces MLTPALLSIIVTLIVVGLLLYLIGLIPMDGTIKQIIRVVVIIAVIIWLLQSFGLLGPVGHGHMLR; encoded by the coding sequence ATGCTTACGCCTGCTCTTCTCAGCATTATTGTGACGCTTATTGTGGTTGGCCTGCTGTTGTATCTGATCGGGCTGATTCCTATGGACGGGACGATCAAGCAGATCATCCGCGTGGTGGTGATCATCGCCGTGATTATCTGGCTGCTGCAGTCGTTCGGTCTGCTGGGGCCGGTTGGGCATGGGCATATGCTGCGGTAG
- a CDS encoding sigma factor-like helix-turn-helix DNA-binding protein, translated as MSAALVLPMVWATAPMQKPVRRKPAPAASLDAYRKYTEALLRRYSQMAMETGRVPSLLGRELFRGKVTNYVVHGFDDVVIFVHDVEHCLEKLNSEEYRLIERVALQEYTLEETAALLGLPVWTVSRQYGHALDEVTEMFLEREMLERLICCQEPKTVDISLYH; from the coding sequence ATGAGCGCAGCCCTGGTTCTGCCGATGGTGTGGGCTACGGCCCCAATGCAAAAGCCGGTGCGTCGGAAACCGGCCCCCGCTGCATCGCTCGATGCCTACCGCAAATATACGGAGGCGTTGTTGCGGCGCTACTCGCAGATGGCCATGGAGACGGGCAGGGTGCCGTCTTTGCTGGGCAGGGAGCTGTTTCGTGGCAAGGTAACGAACTATGTCGTGCACGGCTTCGACGACGTGGTGATCTTCGTTCACGACGTGGAACACTGCCTCGAAAAGCTGAACAGCGAAGAGTACCGGTTGATCGAACGAGTCGCCTTACAGGAGTACACGCTGGAGGAGACGGCTGCCTTGCTCGGCCTTCCCGTCTGGACGGTAAGCCGGCAATACGGCCATGCGCTCGACGAGGTGACAGAGATGTTTCTCGAGCGTGAAATGCTCGAGCGCCTGATTTGCTGTCAAGAGCCGAAAACCGTGGATATCTCGCTATACCACTGA
- a CDS encoding DUF4126 family protein, with amino-acid sequence MYSWSRKSRRGEGTAMAMAVMAWIVAIPLLGAATGMRTFTPMAVICWFAYAGYVPVDGTWAFWVAKLVTAVIFTVLALGELVGDKLPRTPDRTSTGPLLARILFGGLVGGIVAASLNGSEFEGVILGVGGALVGAFGGHLIRREIVLRSGSKDWPVAVAEDLVTVGFAVMALGIVTG; translated from the coding sequence TTGTACTCTTGGTCTCGCAAGAGTCGGCGCGGCGAGGGGACAGCGATGGCGATGGCGGTGATGGCTTGGATCGTGGCAATCCCCCTGCTTGGGGCGGCGACCGGGATGCGGACGTTTACCCCGATGGCGGTGATCTGCTGGTTTGCGTACGCCGGATATGTGCCGGTGGATGGGACATGGGCGTTCTGGGTCGCGAAGCTGGTTACGGCGGTCATCTTCACCGTGCTGGCGCTGGGCGAGCTGGTAGGAGACAAGCTGCCGCGGACTCCTGACCGGACCTCTACCGGGCCGCTGCTGGCGAGGATTTTGTTTGGTGGGCTGGTGGGCGGCATTGTCGCGGCCAGCCTGAATGGGTCGGAGTTCGAGGGGGTCATCCTCGGTGTGGGCGGGGCGCTGGTGGGCGCGTTCGGCGGGCACCTGATCCGGCGGGAGATCGTGCTGCGGTCGGGCAGCAAGGACTGGCCGGTGGCGGTGGCCGAGGACCTGGTGACGGTGGGGTTCGCCGTGATGGCGCTGGGGATTGTGACCGGCTGA
- the panC gene encoding pantoate--beta-alanine ligase codes for MKIVETVAEMQHLCRNLRTDHAPLGLVPTMGALHAGHLSLVRRAKSECASVAATIFVNPLQFGPNEDLAKYPRTFDEDCRQLAAEGVHLLFAPTPAEMYPSGAATTISVSGIGDRLDGASRPGHFTGVATVVAKLFHIAQPHRAYFGQKDAAQLAVLRQMARDLNFDLDIVGCPIVRDADGLALSSRNKYLSSTERTEALALHRALRRIEQAIAQGERQSERLIQQALPELANVKLDYLATIDAQTLLPVTTVDPGTLIAVAAWVGQTRLIDNLLAN; via the coding sequence ATGAAGATCGTCGAAACCGTAGCCGAGATGCAGCACCTCTGCCGCAACCTGCGCACCGACCACGCTCCCCTCGGCCTGGTCCCCACCATGGGCGCGCTGCACGCTGGGCACCTCTCGCTCGTCCGCCGCGCCAAGTCGGAGTGCGCCTCCGTCGCCGCCACCATCTTCGTCAACCCGCTCCAGTTCGGCCCCAACGAAGACCTCGCCAAATACCCGCGCACCTTCGACGAAGACTGCCGCCAACTCGCCGCCGAAGGCGTCCACCTGCTCTTCGCGCCCACCCCGGCCGAGATGTACCCCTCCGGCGCGGCCACCACCATCAGCGTCTCCGGCATCGGCGACCGGCTCGACGGAGCCTCCCGCCCCGGCCACTTCACCGGAGTCGCCACCGTCGTCGCCAAGCTCTTCCACATCGCCCAGCCTCATCGCGCCTACTTCGGCCAAAAGGACGCGGCGCAGCTCGCCGTACTGCGGCAGATGGCCCGCGACCTCAACTTCGACCTCGACATCGTCGGCTGCCCCATCGTCCGCGACGCCGACGGCCTAGCCCTTAGCAGCCGCAACAAATACTTAAGCTCCACCGAACGCACCGAGGCCCTCGCTCTGCACCGCGCCCTGCGGCGCATCGAGCAGGCCATCGCCCAGGGCGAGCGGCAAAGCGAGCGCCTCATCCAACAAGCGCTGCCGGAGCTGGCCAACGTAAAACTCGACTACCTGGCCACCATAGACGCCCAAACCCTGCTGCCGGTCACCACAGTCGACCCCGGAACACTGATCGCCGTAGCCGCCTGGGTCGGCCAGACCCGCCTGATCGATAACCTTCTAGCAAATTGA